From one Gossypium hirsutum isolate 1008001.06 chromosome D08, Gossypium_hirsutum_v2.1, whole genome shotgun sequence genomic stretch:
- the LOC107909596 gene encoding PTI1-like tyrosine-protein kinase At3g15890 — translation MGSCCSSEKVDEGVVVTPGNTTWRMFTYKELHTATNGFSDDNKLGEGGFGSVYWGKTSDGLQIAVKKLKAMTSKAEMEFAVEVEVLGRVRHKNLLGLRGYCVGTDQRLIVYDYMPNLSLLSHLHGHFAGDVQLDWKKRMKIAIGSAEGILYLHHEVTPHIIHRDIKASNVLLDSDFEPLVADFGFAKLIPEGVSHMTTRVKGTLGYLAPEYAMWGKVSESCDVYSFGILLLELLTGRKPIEKLPGGVKRTITEWVEPLIAKERFKELVDPKRRGNFDHNQLKQAIYVAALCVQSEPEKRPNMKQVVGMLKGYDTRGNLMQTRMDSVKYKEELLALDQRSDDDDDDDDDDGDGLEESCGVFGAMEVQKMQDPYNRYGNRKSSKHI, via the exons ATGGGAAGTTGCTGCAGTTCAGAGAAGGTCGATGAGGG TGTTGTGGTTACTCCAGGGAATACAACATGGAGAATGTTTACATACAAAGAGCTGCACACTGCTACTAATGGTTTCAGCGACGATAACAAGCTTGGGGAAGGTGGGTTTGGCAGTGTTTACTGGGGAAAAACCAGTGATGGCCTTCAG ATAGCTGTTAAGAAACTAAAAGCTATGACATCAAAAGCTGAAATGGAATTTGCAGTGGAAGTTGAAGTTCTTGGAAGGGTTAGACACAAGAATCTGTTGGGTCTAAGGGGCTACTGCGTTGGGACCGATCAAAGGCTCATAGTTTACGATTACATGCCTAACCTCAGCTTGTTGTCTCATCTGCATGGTCATTTTGCTGGAGATGTTCAATTAGACTGGAAGAAGAGGATGAAGATTGCAATTGGTTCAGCCGAAGGCATATT GTACTTGCATCATGAAGTAACACCCCACATCATTCATAGAGACATTAAGGCAAGTAATGTCCTGCTGGATTCAGACTTCGAACCGCTGGTTGCTGATTTCGGCTTCGCGAAACTAATCCCAGAAGGCGTAAGCCACATGACGACCCGGGTTAAAGGCACGTTAGGGTACCTTGCACCGGAATACGCCATGTGGGGAAAGGTCTCCGAAAGTTGTGATGTTTATAGTTTTGGTATTCTCTTGCTTGAGCTTCTAACAGGGAGAAAGCCTATAGAGAAGTTGCCAGGTGGTGTCAAGAGGACCATAACCGAATGGGTGGAGCCGCTTATAGCGAAGGAGCGGTTTAAAGAGCTAGTTGATCCTAAGCGTCGGGGGAACTTCGATCACAACCAATTGAAACAAGCCATCTACGTTGCTGCTCTATGCGTGCAGAGTGAACCTGAGAAGCGCCCAAACATGAAACAAGTGGTTGGCATGCTAAAAGGGTATGACACTAGAGGCAACTTGATGCAGACGAGAATGGATAGCGTAAAGTACAAGGAAGAATTGCTGGCACTTGATCAAAgaagtgatgatgatgatgatgatgatgatgatgatggtgatggtCTTGAGGAAAGCTGTGGAGTATTTGGCGCTATGGAGGTGCAAAAGATGCAAGATCCTTATAACCGCTATGGAAATAGAAAAAGTAGCAAACATATTTGA